Genomic window (Bombus pascuorum chromosome 8, iyBomPasc1.1, whole genome shotgun sequence):
tatgttaaatatacaatcttaatattttattaattatagcaatatatattattttaaacctGAATAGGcgttaaataattgaaatatcataATTCAACTTTCTAGAATTATTCCTTAATTGTTGTTAATGAACTATAAAAGTGTTAAAGTCTTAATTTATTGTACTTTGCTGTACCAATGCGCTCAAAACTGTATTtgatgtttaatttttgatgttatatatacacttttgttaactaaaatattttatcttgaaATAGTTTTTAGCTTACATTATTATCAGTGAGCAAGTGTACCCATAGGATCCCATGCAGGTAAGGTAATGGGTTCTTGTTTAAATACATCTAAAACATCTGCAGGTaccaattttttatcaataactGCTTCAAAAACAAATTCGGAAAACCAGTCGGCTGTTAGTAATAGATATCCTTTTTGTCCTTGATCGTCTCCCCAAGAATTCTCTACTCGGAACTGTTTAATTTTACCATCATTCTGAAAAAGCGAagaattataacaatttatattatacaattcataatataaatacaaacacGTACATATCTCTCTTGCTTTTAATGATactaagaaatttttaatatgtaatcTTGAAAGAGGACTGCAGTATgagaaaaaaattctttacacatttttctttaatttttaaaaaatcgctACTAACTTACATCGATTGAAACAGCTGTAAGTGTCATTGCATGAACCATCATAGAATCTCCATAAAGTAATCTGTCAGCTTTTGTAAGATTAACTTGGATATCAGTTCCAAACATTAATTCAAAATCATACGCTCTCAAATCCTGTATTCCTTGTTTAGCTATTAATCGTTTGTTCACATCGCATCCAAACCATACAggttcattttgttttatactttctgcgcataatttcattaataattcagGTGGTTGATTATTATAGAGTGTAGGTCTTCCTCCCAAAACATTCCCTAAACAGTCTATGGTATAAAGCTTTCCATATGGATTAGATGGCCTAGGATCTGTTACTAAACATACTTTATCATCTACATTGTAGTAGGGTTTCAcatatttctcataaaattcTATTGGTGTAATGGGTccaatacaattataattctttGACTTGTCATAATATTCCCAGGTGATTGTTTTTGAAGGTATACCTAAACAAATACCAATTATTCGATAGATTACAACCATTTGTTCTAGAATCTGAGCTTCTAATTGTTCGTCTGTTGCTCCATTAGATATTAAATCTCTTAAAACTTTGGAATATTCTCTAAGTTTACTCTTCAAAAGAGTATTCATGCGCGAACTAGATTCGCAATTGTATGATTCTGGGAAACAAATTTTAGGAACAAGACCGTGTCTATTTATAAGATTAACGACCATATCCCATTGTCCGCCATCACAAATAGGATCATGTAGTAAGAATGACACTAACCGACCTTCTACAGGTTCATTTCGTTTAGCagtttttacaatattatgtAAGAAATAATTGCACCTTTCGATCTATatagtgaaaaatatattatttaataaatacaaaatagaaGTCATATATACCATGagatattatttgtatataatattaacctTATCCCAGAAGAACAAATAAGCTTGACTGAATTCAAACTCATCCAAATTATATTGCTTCATAAAGGCACTCCTCATAACATTTAAAGTGGAAAATATCCAACATCTTCCAGAATTTTTTTGATTAGTTATAGGTTTTCCTTCCATTGCAATCTTGTGACTAAACACATGCTGCGTTTCTTGCAAAACCTTGCGCGAAATGCAAGCTTCCAAGGGATTGGTTCTTGTACACACATTTTGTGCCAAAGTGTTGCGATTATCTTCATAGAATTTTGCACGTAGTTGATCCAGAACTTCTGTTGTCAAAAGACCTGctacttaaaaataaaataacattcaatctttttcttcaaaaatattatatgaaaactttaatatttataacattttatatgatACATGcatgattattttatgaattacaGATGGACATTATTGtttcttagaaatttattaaatttttatgtatctatatggaatttaaatcttaataatataatataatgtttatcTAAATGTCAtcaatataacattattgtaataatatgcACGGTATCATATGCAATAGAATATAaggatgaaaataattaaattaaaagaaacattaattaattagaatcgTTTATAAGTTAAGAAAGTTAACTactattgatttattttatactaaaataCTATATGTGCTTAATGTGGacattctataaaaaatgaggtggtgtgtttaatgtgtgggcagtattatatattatccactgacgaacaatatacgccatatgtttaggatctcgatcctgctgaaaatagaaatccctggggaggtttaatttttgagtacttttcaaaagattttgcttgagtatatttaaatatacatatttatccattatctcatcaatgaatataagttctcctacacccgatgatgccatacatccccacaccattaaaccaccacccccatgtttcatggtggcttgcagattcagttcgtccatctctgtgttgggttttcgccatactaatattctgccgtcagatttaaaaatattaaacttactttcatctgaaaacatgatcttttcccaaaaatcagtatctttcgtaacaaactctttcgcgaattccactcttttcttttggtttattttactgatgtagggctttcttcgtgctgcacgggcagaataaccggcatccttcaataccctacgtacagttttggtacttacttctttttcacactcagcttttaacatcgaagcaatttcagtcgaattagtttttggatccttctttacaatatttacaattttccttttttctcgaattgttaccttagaagggcgaccactcctaatttgattctctagattttcttcacttttaaagcgttttatgactgaacgcacagtaaaacgacttctgtttatgatttgtgcaatttcgttgtaagatttattcatcttatataaatttaatattatttttctttcttcaattgcggtttctttcgtttttctagacattattactctttcttggttttttgttgtttaataactgaagtctccagtttcactgatcgagtgttataataaaagactAACGGGGGATTTCCAAATGACGATCGGAAATCGTTGAAAACGGCGACGATACATTGTTTGTtccatgctgtgccaatacttttgtccacccataaaatgttcaaaaaatatatttttgttattattttgcgtattattttatttatattgttgctcttgttatgtaataaactaggatagataataaataaatacgtcaaaaagttttttgtttaaatcaatttgtttaatagttataagcatttgtatcataacaatcttgctgtgccaatacttttgtccagcactgtatatgGGACGAACTAAACTTTTAACCTCAAATTGTCAACTGAAAACCttacgtagaaaatatttcgtataagaTATCTTTGAAAAGGATTTTTCAGAAATTGATCATGCTATGTCTTGGTTGTCTACTTTGGGTGGAGCATTTTCTGCTTTAGGAGAAGAATTTCAACAATGTgtaagttttatatattttattaatatgtatctactatatattaaaaactagtaaatattacatttgatTTTTTTATGCCATTAttactttgaataatttatatttaaatgtatttttctatccAGGCACAGATGGCTGGAAAAATTTCCATGAAGCAATTTGAACTAGCACTTCGTCTCAGAGATCCCTTTTTAATTGCTCGTTGTAAACTATATACTGCCTTAAGCTTAATTCAACAAGGCCAattaaaaaaaccaaaaagaaTGATAAGgtgtatttacaaattttctataagtCGGAATGACATTCGTTTGCAAAATATGTGTCAAGGTGTATGGGCAAAACTtcaatattgttataaaatacgaaacgaACCGCATAGAACTGTTTAATATTagtgatatataaaatttctaaatatagtTTAAGATTaggttaattaaatttgatatttatgtttagaaacaaataatttgtgtaaaatattgtttccaaagatgtattttttgtaattattaaatgaatgttactaaaagatatttgttaaatCAAAAGTAATGActaaacatataaatttttgcaacatttttattaatcttcatacaattattaagtttcttttcaatttataaacatttaaaatagacgtataatatgtaaatgagaattcaaatactatattttcgaagctttttaaataaacttaatGAAGCAATACTTTATGAAGTACGCATATTTAGaacatatataatagtacatcttttaatttctaactTCTTTTGGTTTCTTCATAtagttaaattacatataactTATATACTTAAgtgacatttaaaatataataaaaaaaaaaaagaaagaaacgaaagcaattATTCTTAAGTAAACACAAACTATAAattagaaacaaaattatacatgtgattatcttaaattttagGAActatgttaaatatacaatcttaatattttattaattatagcaatatatattattttaaacctGAATAGGcgttaaataattgaaatatcataATTCAACTTTCTAGAATTATTCCTTAATTGTTGTTAATGAACTATAAAAGTGTTAAAGTCTTAATTTATTGTACTTTGCTGTACCAATGCGCTCAAAACTGTATTtgatgtttaatttttgatgttatatatacacttttgttaactaaaatattttatcttgaaATAGTTTTTAGCTTACATTATTATCAGTGAGCAAGTGTACCCATAGGATCCCATGCAGGTAAGGTAATGGGTTCTTGTTTAAATACATCTAAAACATCTGCAGGTaccaattttttatcaataactGCTTCAAAAACAAATTCGGAAAACCAGTCGGCTGTTAGTAATAGATATCCTTTTTGTCCTTGATCGTCTCCCCAAGAATTCTCTACTCGGAACTGTTTAATTTTACCATCATTCTGAAAAAGCGAagaattataacaatttatattatacaattcataatataaatacaaacacGTACATATCTCTCTTGCTTTTAATGATactaagaaatttttaatatgtaatcTTGAAAGAGGACTGCAGTATgagaaaaaaattctttacacatttttctttaatttttaaaaaatcgctACTAACTTACATCGATTGAAACAGCTGTAAGTGTCATTGCATGAACCATCATAGAATCTCCATAAAGTAATCTGTCAGCTTTTGTAAGATTAACTTGGATATCAGTTCCAAACATTAATTCAAAATCATACGCTCTCAAATCCTGTATTCCTTGTTTAGCTATTAATCGTTTGTTCACATCGCATCCAAACCATACAggttcattttgttttatactttctgcgcataatttcattaataattcagGTGGTTGATTATTATAGAGTGTAGGTCTTCCTCCCAAAACATTCCCTAAACAGTCTATGGTATAAAGCTTTCCATATGGATTAGATGGCCTAGGATCTGTTACTAAACATACTTTATCATCTACATTGTAGTAGGGTTTCAcatatttctcataaaattcTATTGGTGTAATGGGTccaatacaattat
Coding sequences:
- the LOC132910098 gene encoding bleomycin hydrolase-like, coding for MEGKPITNQKNSGRCWIFSTLNVMRSAFMKQYNLDEFEFSQAYLFFWDKIERCNYFLHNIVKTAKRNEPVEGRLVSFLLHDPICDGGQWDMVVNLINRHGLVPKICFPESYNCESSSRMNTLLKSKLREYSKVLRDLISNGATDEQLEAQILEQMVVIYRIIGICLGIPSKTITWEYYDKSKNYNCIGPITPIEFYEKYVKPYYNVDDKVCLVTDPRPSNPYGKLYTIDCLGNVLGGRPTLYNNQPPELLMKLCAESIKQNEPVWFGCDVNKRLIAKQGIQDLRAYDFELMFGTDIQVNLTKADRLLYGDSMMVHAMTLTAVSIDNDGKIKQFRVENSWGDDQGQKGYLLLTADWFSEFVFEAVIDKKLVPADVLDVFKQEPITLPAWDPMGTLAH
- the LOC132909512 gene encoding uncharacterized protein F58A4.6-like, which translates into the protein MSWLSTLGGAFSALGEEFQQCAQMAGKISMKQFELALRLRDPFLIARCKLYTALSLIQQGQLKKPKRMIRCIYKFSISRNDIRLQNMCQGVWAKLQYCYKIRNEPHRTV